The following coding sequences are from one Photobacterium angustum window:
- a CDS encoding YbgA family protein — protein MAIIVGISGCLLGQQVRFDGGHKRFKFADEELSDYFEFKPICPEVGIGMTIPRPVIRLLDNSIDVRLVDSKDNTLDYTDKMNAFTDKVLPSLETLCGYIVCAKSPSCGMERVKLYLDNGHSVPGGSVGIYTKRLMQKMPWLPIEEDGRLCDPVLRENFVFRVYALNDLYESIKGEDGITSNKLMKFHARYKLALMANHPATYRKLGQLLAKSHQWNDINAFFVEYRQLLMDGLKHRSNCKTNTNVLLHIQGYFKRNLDKQQKAELRDVIMRYREGNLPLIAPLTLINHHLALNPNEYLSKQAYLAPYPEALKLRYSL, from the coding sequence ATGGCGATTATAGTAGGAATAAGTGGTTGCCTTTTAGGACAACAAGTACGTTTTGACGGTGGTCATAAGCGTTTTAAATTCGCAGACGAAGAATTAAGTGATTATTTTGAGTTCAAGCCTATTTGTCCAGAGGTTGGCATTGGCATGACAATCCCACGTCCAGTTATTCGTTTATTGGATAACAGTATTGATGTGCGTTTAGTTGATAGTAAAGATAATACGCTTGATTATACGGATAAAATGAACGCATTTACTGATAAGGTTTTACCTTCATTAGAAACACTGTGTGGTTACATTGTATGTGCTAAATCGCCTTCTTGCGGTATGGAGCGAGTTAAACTTTATCTTGATAATGGTCACTCAGTACCTGGTGGTTCTGTTGGTATTTATACTAAACGCCTTATGCAGAAAATGCCTTGGTTACCGATTGAAGAAGATGGTCGCTTATGCGATCCCGTATTAAGGGAGAACTTTGTTTTTCGGGTTTATGCACTTAATGATTTATATGAGAGTATTAAAGGTGAGGACGGAATTACGAGTAATAAATTAATGAAATTCCATGCTCGTTATAAATTAGCGTTGATGGCAAACCACCCAGCAACGTACCGTAAGCTTGGTCAGTTATTAGCTAAAAGTCATCAATGGAACGATATTAATGCGTTCTTTGTAGAGTATCGTCAATTATTAATGGACGGTTTAAAGCATCGTTCAAATTGCAAAACGAATACGAATGTACTGCTACATATTCAAGGTTACTTTAAACGTAATTTAGATAAACAACAAAAAGCAGAATTACGCGATGTTATTATGCGCTATCGTGAAGGTAACCTGCCATTAATCGCACCGTTAACACTCATCAATCATCATTTAGCATTAAACCCTAATGAGTATTTATCAAAACAAGCTTATTTAGCGCCTTATCCTGAAGCATTGAAGTTACGTTATTCATTATAA
- a CDS encoding TIGR02450 family Trp-rich protein, with translation MNQFNPKKLLNSKWTAAVPKNKEKHFIITELEINEEGKVLHCTMEAVMSKREFIINWQDLRNTSLWHQGWK, from the coding sequence GTGAATCAATTCAACCCTAAAAAGTTGTTAAACAGTAAGTGGACTGCTGCAGTCCCTAAAAATAAAGAAAAACATTTTATTATTACTGAACTTGAAATTAACGAGGAAGGTAAGGTACTGCATTGCACGATGGAAGCAGTAATGTCTAAACGTGAATTTATAATTAATTGGCAAGATTTAAGAAATACTTCGTTGTGGCATCAAGGGTGGAAATAA
- a CDS encoding YbgA family protein yields the protein MGIPVGISSCVLGEKVRFDGGHKRNRFVAEDLAEYFSFRAVCPEMAIGMSTPRPVIRLQDNGIEVRLVDSKDNAIDHTDKMKAFADEIIPSFEWLRGYVVCAKSPSCGMERVKLYLENGNSVPGGSVGIYTKRLMEAMPWLPIEEDGRLCDPVLRENFIFRVYALDDLYRSVDGGITRGKIIKFHSRYKLCLMAHHQESYRSLGRLVSKIHEWDDLIEFFLTYRQQFMDALKNRASRKNNTNVLMHIQGYFKRDLDKDQKAELRDVIMRYREGNIPLIAPLTLINHHLTVNPDEYLATQAYLSPYPEKLKLRFSL from the coding sequence ATGGGTATCCCTGTAGGAATCAGTTCATGTGTATTAGGCGAGAAAGTACGCTTTGATGGCGGGCATAAACGTAATCGTTTTGTAGCAGAAGACTTAGCTGAATACTTCAGCTTTAGAGCGGTATGTCCTGAAATGGCTATTGGGATGTCTACGCCGCGTCCGGTGATCCGTTTACAAGATAATGGCATTGAAGTACGGCTTGTTGATAGTAAAGATAATGCTATTGATCACACAGATAAAATGAAGGCGTTCGCCGATGAAATTATACCTAGTTTTGAGTGGTTACGTGGCTATGTGGTGTGCGCTAAATCACCTTCTTGTGGTATGGAACGAGTTAAATTGTATTTAGAAAATGGTAACTCAGTACCAGGCGGATCTGTTGGTATCTATACCAAACGTCTAATGGAAGCAATGCCATGGCTACCTATTGAAGAAGATGGCCGACTATGTGATCCGGTACTGCGAGAGAATTTTATCTTCCGTGTTTATGCACTTGATGACCTCTATCGTAGTGTTGACGGTGGTATTACTCGAGGAAAAATCATTAAGTTTCATTCTCGTTACAAACTTTGCTTAATGGCACATCATCAAGAGTCTTATCGTTCGCTTGGACGCTTAGTATCGAAAATTCATGAGTGGGATGACTTAATTGAGTTCTTCTTAACTTATCGTCAGCAATTTATGGACGCTCTGAAAAACCGTGCAAGCCGTAAAAATAACACCAACGTGTTAATGCATATTCAAGGTTACTTTAAGCGTGATTTAGATAAGGATCAAAAAGCAGAGTTACGTGATGTAATTATGCGCTATCGTGAGGGAAATATTCCTTTAATCGCTCCGCTAACACTTATTAATCATCACTTAACAGTAAACCCTGATGAATATCTTGCAACGCAAGCATATTTATCTCCTTACCCTGAAAAACTAAAGCTTCGTTTCTCATTGTAA
- the rlmF gene encoding 23S rRNA (adenine(1618)-N(6))-methyltransferase RlmF, whose translation MTQKKNAQPKQGLHPRNPHRARYDFATLIKATPELDQHVSENAYGDLSVNFSDPLAVKTLNKALLKHFYQVDHWDIPAGFLCPPIPGRADYLHYIADLLAQSNEGAIPQGKGIRGLDIGIGANCVYPIIGHRVYGWQFVGSEIDPLAVKSAKFIAGNNPRLKGAIQIRLQKNADNIFTDTINDEEVFDFTLCNPPFHSSEEEAMAGSERKVRNLAANANKKQQARSRGKVSPAFNNAKSSTTPVLNFGGQKAELWCKGGEVGFIKKMINQSASKSTQCFWFTTLVSKKENLGVLYKQLEKVGAVSVKTIEMSQGQKISRLIAWTFLNEEQQQEWRQERWS comes from the coding sequence ATGACCCAAAAGAAAAACGCACAGCCTAAGCAAGGCTTACACCCACGTAACCCACATCGTGCGCGTTATGATTTTGCGACACTAATTAAAGCAACCCCAGAGTTAGATCAGCATGTTAGCGAAAATGCTTATGGTGATCTTTCTGTAAACTTCTCCGATCCACTCGCAGTTAAAACATTAAACAAAGCGTTATTAAAGCATTTTTATCAAGTGGATCATTGGGATATTCCTGCTGGTTTTTTATGTCCTCCAATTCCTGGTCGTGCCGACTATTTGCATTACATTGCTGATTTATTAGCGCAATCTAACGAAGGGGCGATTCCTCAAGGTAAAGGTATTCGTGGTTTAGACATTGGTATCGGTGCAAACTGCGTCTACCCAATTATTGGACATCGTGTTTATGGCTGGCAATTTGTTGGTTCAGAGATCGATCCTCTTGCTGTGAAATCAGCAAAATTCATTGCAGGTAACAATCCACGTTTAAAAGGCGCTATTCAAATTCGTCTACAAAAGAATGCTGATAATATCTTTACAGATACGATCAATGATGAAGAAGTGTTTGATTTTACGTTATGTAATCCGCCATTCCATAGCTCTGAAGAAGAAGCAATGGCAGGTTCTGAACGAAAAGTTCGTAACCTTGCAGCAAATGCGAATAAGAAACAACAAGCTCGTTCTCGCGGTAAAGTATCGCCTGCTTTTAATAATGCGAAGTCATCAACAACACCTGTATTAAACTTTGGTGGTCAAAAAGCTGAATTGTGGTGTAAAGGCGGTGAAGTCGGTTTTATCAAAAAAATGATCAACCAAAGTGCAAGTAAGTCTACACAGTGCTTCTGGTTTACAACCTTAGTATCGAAGAAAGAAAACTTAGGTGTACTTTACAAGCAACTTGAGAAAGTGGGTGCGGTTTCGGTAAAAACTATTGAAATGTCACAAGGTCAAAAGATCTCACGTCTTATTGCTTGGACGTTCTTAAACGAAGAACAGCAACAAGAATGGCGCCAAGAGCGCTGGAGCTAA
- a CDS encoding slipin family protein — protein sequence MVTYSIAIIVVLVVILIISMFKVLREYERAVVFLLGRFYDVKGPGLVIIVPFVQQMVRVDLRTIVLDVPTQDLITRDNVSVHVNAVVYFKVVDPKMAINNVENYLEATSQLSQTTLRSVLGQHELDELLSAREELNRGLQGILDQHTDNWGIKIANVEIKHVDLDDSMVRALARQAEAERSRRAKVIHATGELEASVKLQQAANELNKSPNAIQLRYFQTLTEVANERTSTIVFPLPINLIDKLTADDVSEMAKIKLQGLDRSKEE from the coding sequence ATGGTTACTTATTCCATTGCGATTATTGTCGTGCTGGTGGTTATATTAATTATCAGCATGTTTAAGGTCTTACGAGAGTATGAAAGGGCTGTTGTATTTCTCCTTGGGCGTTTCTATGACGTAAAAGGGCCGGGGTTGGTCATTATTGTGCCGTTTGTACAACAAATGGTGCGAGTTGATCTACGTACTATTGTGCTTGATGTGCCCACTCAAGATTTAATAACCCGTGATAATGTATCTGTACATGTAAATGCTGTTGTTTATTTTAAAGTGGTTGATCCAAAAATGGCGATCAACAATGTAGAGAATTATTTAGAAGCGACCAGTCAACTGTCACAAACAACGCTTCGTTCTGTACTTGGTCAACATGAATTGGATGAGTTATTGTCTGCACGAGAGGAACTAAATCGTGGTCTTCAAGGTATTCTTGATCAACATACTGATAATTGGGGAATAAAAATCGCCAATGTTGAGATAAAACATGTTGATTTAGATGACAGTATGGTTAGAGCCTTAGCAAGACAAGCTGAAGCTGAGCGTTCACGTCGTGCAAAAGTCATTCATGCGACAGGTGAGTTAGAAGCATCGGTAAAATTACAGCAGGCTGCTAATGAGTTAAATAAATCGCCAAACGCGATTCAATTACGTTATTTTCAAACCCTAACAGAAGTCGCCAATGAACGTACATCGACTATCGTTTTCCCACTGCCAATTAATTTAATTGATAAGTTAACGGCAGATGATGTGTCAGAAATGGCTAAAATTAAATTACAAGGTTTAGACCGCAGTAAGGAAGAGTAA
- a CDS encoding NfeD family protein, whose translation MKTFIQYLLLSLIIFCSPVVAQDVWVINIKGGIGPATSDYVTREISEAQKNNAAMIILQVDTPGGLDSSMRQIIQAITVSPVPVATWVGPSGSRAASAGTYILLASHIASMANGTNLGAATPVSIGGGNAGESPFNGDKSDEQSKSEDEVKSSEGSDQSSKQPAAIKSGSAMENKVMNDAAAYIESLAKLHNRNAEWAVKAVTESASISAETALQKNVIDFIAQDVAKVVEKSNGRMVKLNGVETPIELSNVRFIEREQDWRFKLLSVLTNPNVAYILMLIGMYGLLLEFYNPGVGLPGVLGGICFVLAMYSLQMLPISYAGLALIILGVMLMVAEAFSPSFGILGLGGIVSFALGSVMLMDTDLPGYQIAVPLIIGFTAVSAAFFFIILTMLVKSRKKPVVTGISTLIGQKATVMYVDNEAGKYRVLVEGEIWQATSTGVFHKGDTVIVTAIRGLWLEIDP comes from the coding sequence ATGAAAACGTTTATTCAATACTTACTGCTAAGCCTTATTATTTTCTGTTCACCAGTAGTAGCCCAAGATGTGTGGGTGATAAATATAAAAGGAGGGATTGGACCTGCTACAAGCGATTACGTGACGCGTGAAATATCCGAAGCACAAAAAAATAACGCAGCGATGATTATCTTACAAGTTGATACTCCTGGTGGTTTAGACTCTTCCATGCGGCAAATTATTCAGGCTATTACGGTTTCTCCAGTACCCGTTGCAACATGGGTGGGTCCATCAGGATCTCGAGCTGCAAGTGCCGGTACTTACATATTATTGGCAAGCCATATTGCATCTATGGCAAATGGTACAAATTTAGGTGCTGCAACACCGGTATCCATTGGTGGAGGAAACGCAGGTGAGTCGCCGTTTAATGGTGATAAAAGTGATGAGCAATCTAAAAGTGAGGATGAAGTAAAAAGTAGTGAGGGATCAGACCAATCATCTAAACAACCAGCTGCGATTAAAAGTGGTTCCGCTATGGAAAATAAAGTGATGAACGATGCAGCGGCTTATATCGAAAGTTTGGCCAAATTACATAATCGTAATGCTGAATGGGCAGTTAAAGCGGTAACAGAATCTGCAAGCATTAGCGCAGAAACGGCATTGCAGAAGAACGTGATTGATTTCATTGCTCAAGATGTAGCAAAGGTAGTAGAAAAATCCAATGGTAGGATGGTGAAACTAAATGGCGTAGAAACACCAATTGAGCTAAGTAATGTACGTTTTATTGAACGAGAGCAAGACTGGCGTTTTAAGTTGTTATCAGTTCTAACAAATCCAAATGTTGCGTATATTTTAATGCTGATCGGCATGTATGGGTTGTTACTGGAGTTTTATAATCCCGGAGTCGGATTACCTGGGGTGCTTGGTGGGATCTGTTTTGTACTGGCGATGTATTCGCTTCAAATGTTACCGATCAGCTACGCAGGCCTAGCACTGATTATTCTAGGTGTCATGTTAATGGTTGCTGAAGCCTTTAGTCCAAGTTTCGGTATATTAGGTTTAGGGGGCATAGTGTCATTTGCACTAGGCTCGGTTATGTTAATGGATACCGATCTTCCTGGTTATCAAATCGCAGTACCACTGATAATAGGTTTTACCGCGGTATCTGCAGCCTTCTTCTTTATTATTCTTACCATGTTGGTTAAATCACGCAAAAAGCCTGTTGTAACAGGAATCAGTACATTAATAGGTCAGAAAGCGACAGTGATGTATGTGGACAATGAAGCGGGTAAATATCGAGTATTAGTTGAAGGTGAAATATGGCAAGCAACCAGCACTGGGGTTTTTCATAAAGGGGATACGGTAATTGTGACTGCAATTCGTGGGTTATGGCTCGAAATTGATCCCTAA
- a CDS encoding transporter substrate-binding domain-containing protein, whose amino-acid sequence MPQANTLVIYCSPRLAIYHHLLLLVLFIILFAGSYSHSAIANTQMTAITDTSKTNHQAVDTSRDLPTISSSPSNKELVIGTYICPPFVMQDQFGEYTGLSILLWQQIAEKLELPYTFKNYPLKDLLKAVAAKEIDIGLSCLSITPEREQIIDFSHSFYETHLAIVVKSASHFDTFKSIITNRHLLTIIAIFITAAAIVGGLYYLLEHRVNDKLYSMRSRPAQLIEGFILGLLFITKGPFNYYEFKTLTGRVLTVGLAVFTTLFIASITAVLASTFTIGLINSDIKSPNDLANVSTGAKTASTSSQFLTRHSITHRQYDTVVEMLDALERGEIDAAVNDDAIVKYEIKIAQQNGKYEKLTVLPYQFEKQNYGIALIEQSPYEESVNRELLQFRQSNEWRNALLEYFKIK is encoded by the coding sequence ATGCCGCAAGCAAATACTCTTGTTATTTACTGTTCTCCACGCCTTGCTATATATCATCACCTACTTTTACTCGTTCTATTTATCATTCTTTTTGCAGGAAGTTATTCACATAGCGCCATCGCAAATACACAAATGACAGCAATAACGGATACCTCAAAGACAAACCATCAAGCTGTTGATACATCGCGAGATCTGCCAACGATCTCATCCTCACCCAGTAACAAAGAACTGGTCATCGGAACTTATATTTGCCCACCTTTTGTTATGCAAGATCAATTTGGTGAATATACAGGATTAAGTATTTTACTGTGGCAACAAATAGCAGAAAAATTAGAGCTACCCTACACCTTCAAAAATTACCCTTTGAAAGACCTATTAAAAGCAGTTGCAGCGAAAGAAATCGACATTGGATTGTCGTGTTTATCGATTACACCAGAGCGAGAACAAATCATTGATTTTTCGCACTCATTCTATGAAACACACCTTGCAATTGTCGTTAAATCTGCAAGTCATTTCGATACATTTAAAAGTATTATTACTAACAGACATCTCTTAACAATTATTGCTATTTTCATCACGGCTGCGGCAATAGTAGGCGGTTTATATTATTTATTAGAGCACCGTGTTAATGACAAGCTTTACTCGATGCGATCAAGACCCGCACAGTTAATTGAAGGATTTATTTTAGGCTTATTATTTATAACTAAAGGCCCTTTCAATTATTACGAATTTAAAACATTAACAGGACGAGTGTTAACGGTTGGACTTGCGGTTTTCACTACGCTATTTATTGCCAGCATAACCGCAGTTTTGGCGAGTACATTTACTATCGGATTAATTAATAGCGATATAAAAAGCCCCAACGATTTAGCGAATGTTAGTACTGGTGCAAAGACCGCTTCAACTTCGTCGCAATTTTTAACTCGTCACAGTATTACTCATCGTCAATACGACACAGTCGTTGAAATGTTGGATGCTTTAGAGCGTGGAGAAATAGATGCTGCTGTCAATGATGATGCAATCGTTAAGTATGAAATAAAGATAGCGCAACAAAACGGTAAATATGAAAAATTAACCGTCTTACCTTATCAATTTGAAAAACAAAATTATGGTATCGCGTTAATAGAACAAAGCCCTTATGAAGAATCAGTAAACCGAGAATTATTACAATTTAGGCAGAGTAATGAATGGCGTAATGCATTACTTGAGTACTTTAAAATCAAATAG
- the viaA gene encoding ATPase RavA stimulator ViaA: MPVSEGLNFALMLAESGVIDSAVHEVMVRPQLLMAAESSPGVKTAMKNQVMKWRGQMIRQTAKGTVVERFHDEIELYQQVCKWDQDYFIEHADEVVKKLEGQSSFYFKAKNLVAKEHQKHNPMFQRFFCDKWYEYIAYALKEAQESEIEENKEELLKDLYQRIETLKQVEEVTEAGDEKKAGRLWDMAKAKLTQTDVDVMKKIAKFLKNNNGLQDIAEKLGRMASEVDDPNKERVKAEELKLVEEKSDNVTDDIVGIHESDDLAKLLPNEAMFLAYPELEVVFYKHLADKRLMNYRMQGTQRKLRKVKAYKRQTKQVDQDKGPFIVCIDASGSMSGFPENCAKALAYGLMQIALADERDCYVIMFSTQQITYELTKQDGLSEVVNFLSYSFHGGTDLGPVLDQSIDLMSDGKYKNADLVVLSDFIAPSQPEAMLSRVEKLKAQKNRFHAVNLSKYGNPELLEMFDHCWSYHPSKLSQLGKLFRIR, translated from the coding sequence ATGCCAGTCTCTGAAGGATTAAACTTCGCATTGATGCTTGCTGAATCAGGCGTTATTGATAGTGCTGTTCATGAAGTCATGGTACGTCCGCAGTTATTAATGGCGGCAGAATCTAGCCCTGGTGTTAAAACAGCGATGAAAAACCAAGTCATGAAATGGCGAGGACAAATGATCCGTCAAACCGCTAAAGGGACGGTAGTAGAACGGTTTCATGATGAAATAGAGCTTTATCAACAAGTCTGTAAATGGGATCAAGATTATTTTATCGAGCATGCTGATGAAGTCGTAAAAAAATTGGAAGGGCAGTCTTCGTTTTATTTCAAAGCAAAAAATCTTGTTGCTAAAGAACATCAGAAACATAACCCGATGTTTCAACGCTTCTTTTGTGACAAATGGTATGAGTATATTGCTTATGCCTTAAAAGAAGCGCAAGAATCTGAAATTGAAGAAAATAAAGAAGAGCTGTTGAAAGACTTGTATCAACGTATTGAAACGTTAAAGCAAGTGGAAGAGGTAACAGAAGCTGGCGATGAGAAAAAGGCTGGCCGTTTATGGGATATGGCAAAAGCGAAATTGACACAGACTGATGTCGATGTCATGAAGAAAATTGCAAAGTTTTTGAAAAACAATAATGGCTTGCAAGATATCGCTGAGAAGTTAGGGCGTATGGCAAGTGAAGTCGATGATCCTAATAAAGAGCGCGTAAAAGCAGAAGAACTTAAGCTGGTGGAAGAAAAAAGTGACAATGTCACCGATGATATTGTCGGGATCCATGAAAGTGACGATCTCGCCAAGCTTTTACCTAATGAAGCAATGTTTTTAGCCTATCCTGAATTGGAAGTGGTGTTCTATAAACACTTAGCCGATAAACGCTTAATGAATTACCGTATGCAAGGTACGCAGCGTAAACTACGCAAGGTAAAAGCGTATAAGCGACAAACCAAACAGGTGGATCAAGATAAAGGTCCATTTATTGTTTGTATTGATGCTTCAGGTTCTATGTCGGGTTTCCCTGAAAATTGTGCTAAAGCACTGGCTTATGGCTTGATGCAAATAGCGCTTGCTGATGAGCGTGATTGTTATGTCATTATGTTTTCAACTCAACAGATTACGTACGAGTTGACTAAGCAAGATGGGTTAAGCGAAGTGGTTAACTTTTTATCTTATTCATTCCATGGCGGCACGGATCTTGGTCCTGTATTAGATCAATCGATTGATTTGATGAGCGACGGTAAATATAAAAACGCTGATCTCGTGGTGTTATCTGACTTTATTGCACCCAGCCAGCCTGAGGCTATGCTGAGTCGAGTAGAAAAACTGAAAGCCCAGAAGAACCGTTTTCATGCCGTTAACCTGTCAAAATATGGTAATCCAGAACTTTTAGAGATGTTCGATCATTGTTGGTCTTACCATCCATCTAAATTGAGTCAACTAGGTAAATTATTCCGAATTCGTTAA